The Streptomyces lienomycini sequence CCGGTGGGCCACCGGGTGGCGCGTAGCCGCGCGCGCAGGTCTTCGAGTTCTGCGTCGGGCACCGCGATCTCCGGCGACGGGTCGGTCATGTGCCCCTCCTGACCGTGCTCACGTGCTGGTCGTGATTCTGTCTTCGCATCGGTCGCAGTCGGCGCAGCATGATCGCGACCGGACCATACTGCGGCACACGCCGACTTGATTACCGCGTTGCGGTGGCCAGCGCCGCGCGGATGGCGTCCGGGCCGGTCGGCCGGCCCTTCTCGTTCGAGGGCGGCCCGTACGGGGTTCCCCACACCGGTGTGCCCGTCGCCTGCCGCCAGCTGTCGGCCAGGAGTCCCGCGTCCACCACGCCGTACCCGATGGAATCGATGAACTCGGCAGCTGCCGCCTTCGCCGGCCCGGAGTCCCCGGCGATCGGCAGGTACGAGCGGTCGGCCGCCCCCGCCGGGCGGGCGAGCGACAACAGGTGCTTGAAGTAGATGTTGTTGAACGCTTTCACCAGCATGGCGTCCGGGACGTATCGCAGCAGCAGCTCGCTCGAGGTGAGCGACGTGCCCTCCAGCTCGGGGATGTGCCCGTCGCGCTCGGGGCCGTAGTTGCACGTGTCGATGACCGTCTTCCCGGCCAGCGGTGCGGCGGGCAGGGCGGGGAAGGCCGTGACCGGCACCGTGACCACGACGATGTCACCGGCCGCCGCGGCCTCCTCGCTCGTCGCCGCCGACGCTTGGGGACCCAGTTCCGCGACCGTGTCCGCGAGCGACCCGGGACCGCGCGAGTTGCTGAGCACGACCTGGTGTCCGGCCGCGACGGCGAGCCGCGTGATCGTGCTGCCGATGGACCCGCTTCCGATGAATCCCACAGTGGTCATCAGATTGCGGGGACGTCGGATGACGGGAAGTAGTGGCCGTTGTCCAGGTCGGCGAGGAGGCCGGGCTGGGCGGGTTCCC is a genomic window containing:
- a CDS encoding NADPH-dependent F420 reductase, with amino-acid sequence MGFIGSGSIGSTITRLAVAAGHQVVLSNSRGPGSLADTVAELGPQASAATSEEAAAAGDIVVVTVPVTAFPALPAAPLAGKTVIDTCNYGPERDGHIPELEGTSLTSSELLLRYVPDAMLVKAFNNIYFKHLLSLARPAGAADRSYLPIAGDSGPAKAAAAEFIDSIGYGVVDAGLLADSWRQATGTPVWGTPYGPPSNEKGRPTGPDAIRAALATATR